A window of the Acetobacteraceae bacterium genome harbors these coding sequences:
- a CDS encoding MBL fold metallo-hydrolase yields the protein MLEERRVGSARVITFLDGINLITSDLIPQADCEAGHEIYAENGLNPELPIPSPMQAFLIAMPKKEGGDSFYLVDSGCGGQFGSAFGKSFKSFIRAGYDPKSISRIFLTHFHPDHVGGLIDDEGRARYPNAFLTLSRLEFAFWNNEFNASMHPEMKPYFKHAQRVFKAYEDKVQPAEWGEEVVKGMTLVNLEGHTPGHSGVRIENGGESLLIWGDMVHAAQFQLPHPEWCIGYDIDRQAALKTRLSTLKFLSESETLAAGPHVFGSGKIRTNGKGGYQMEEDLDV from the coding sequence ATGTTAGAAGAAAGACGGGTTGGCAGTGCCAGAGTGATCACTTTTTTAGATGGCATCAACCTCATTACCTCTGATCTCATTCCGCAGGCAGATTGTGAGGCTGGGCATGAAATTTATGCGGAAAATGGTTTAAATCCTGAATTGCCGATTCCTTCTCCCATGCAGGCTTTTTTAATTGCAATGCCGAAAAAGGAAGGCGGAGATAGTTTCTATCTGGTGGATTCAGGCTGTGGGGGGCAGTTTGGTTCAGCCTTTGGAAAATCTTTTAAGAGTTTTATCCGAGCTGGCTATGATCCAAAATCTATCTCCCGTATTTTTTTGACGCATTTTCATCCTGATCATGTGGGGGGGCTGATTGATGACGAGGGAAGGGCACGTTATCCGAATGCTTTCTTGACGCTTTCACGCCTCGAATTTGCATTTTGGAATAATGAGTTTAACGCTTCGATGCATCCAGAGATGAAGCCTTATTTTAAACATGCGCAACGTGTTTTTAAGGCCTATGAAGACAAGGTTCAGCCAGCAGAATGGGGGGAGGAAGTCGTTAAAGGCATGACGCTTGTGAATTTGGAAGGGCACACGCCCGGCCATAGTGGGGTGCGCATCGAAAATGGCGGAGAAAGTCTTTTAATCTGGGGTGATATGGTTCATGCGGCGCAATTTCAATTGCCACATCCAGAGTGGTGCATCGGGTACGATATTGATCGGCAGGCTGCGTTAAAAACCCGTCTTTCAACGCTTAAATTTCTTTCAGAAAGCGAGACATTGGCAGCAGGTCCGCATGTTTTTGGGTCTGGAAAAATCCGGACAAATGGCAAGGGCGGCTATCAGATGGAAGAGGATTTGGACGTTTAA
- a CDS encoding alpha/beta fold hydrolase: MLLPIIDFQTEINPQKPTLILLHGVFGRGKNFGQIGRAFSKKIQCLAFDLRNHGQAHSGPLDMQAMAEDVIETCLHLKLENIILLGHSMGGKIAMSAALEKSRHQAEWKQIFKALIVADVAPVAFSLPYQQMAVKLARLEFPALLTRKSASDFILEKVSEAENAMISMWLAQNLVPGNFPYWENNMAQIALDFENLTQWPAGKSLSTFHKPTLFLRGGKSNHLTPSSEAVISRLFPNFLIETIEESGHWLHAEQPEAFVRLVEKFLEI, from the coding sequence ATGCTGCTGCCCATTATTGATTTTCAAACTGAAATTAACCCTCAAAAACCAACGCTCATTCTCCTGCACGGTGTTTTTGGAAGGGGAAAAAATTTTGGACAGATTGGCAGGGCTTTTTCTAAAAAAATCCAATGCTTAGCCTTTGATTTACGCAATCACGGGCAAGCGCATTCAGGCCCTTTGGACATGCAGGCTATGGCGGAAGATGTCATCGAAACCTGCCTTCACCTAAAATTAGAAAATATCATTCTGTTAGGCCATTCTATGGGTGGAAAAATTGCCATGTCCGCTGCTTTAGAAAAAAGCCGGCATCAGGCAGAATGGAAACAGATTTTTAAAGCGCTGATTGTTGCGGACGTTGCGCCTGTTGCCTTTAGCCTTCCTTATCAGCAAATGGCCGTCAAATTGGCACGCTTAGAATTTCCTGCCTTACTGACACGCAAATCAGCCTCTGATTTTATTTTAGAAAAAGTTTCCGAAGCCGAAAACGCCATGATTTCCATGTGGTTGGCGCAAAATCTCGTTCCGGGAAATTTCCCTTATTGGGAAAATAATATGGCGCAAATTGCGCTTGATTTTGAAAATCTGACACAATGGCCCGCAGGCAAAAGCCTTTCAACTTTTCACAAACCAACTTTATTTTTGCGTGGTGGAAAATCGAATCATCTCACCCCAAGCAGCGAGGCCGTTATTTCTCGGCTTTTCCCAAATTTTCTCATTGAAACTATCGAAGAATCTGGGCACTGGCTTCATGCTGAACAGCCTGAAGCCTTTGTCCGTTTAGTGGAAAAATTTTTAGAAATTTAA
- a CDS encoding DUF3297 family protein, protein MSETTPPDRLSIWPDSPFFDEGTLNKNLRLRFNGKERHDAEEYCMSEGWIRVSAGRKSLDRRGRPMTLKLTGKVEAVFDKFPDEAED, encoded by the coding sequence ATGAGCGAGACAACACCGCCAGACCGCCTTTCTATTTGGCCAGATTCCCCTTTTTTTGATGAGGGGACGTTAAATAAAAATCTTCGTCTGCGCTTTAATGGTAAAGAGCGTCATGACGCAGAAGAATATTGCATGTCCGAAGGCTGGATTCGTGTTTCAGCAGGCCGTAAATCCCTTGATCGTCGTGGCCGTCCCATGACGCTGAAGCTTACAGGAAAAGTCGAAGCTGTTTTTGATAAATTCCCAGATGAAGCGGAAGATTAG
- the uvrA gene encoding excinuclease ABC subunit UvrA has product MRKENPSKTSKDLLKGPCIRVRGARTHNLKNVNADIPRNTLTVITGLSGSGKSSLAFDTIYAEGQRRYVESLSAYARQFLELMGKPDVDSIEGLSPAISIEQKTTSKNPRSTVGTITEIHDYMRLLWARAGIPYSPATGLPIEAQSVSQMVDRVMALPEKTRLMLIAPVVRGRKGDGAKDLAELAQKGFSRVRVDGEIYEISEVPKLNRKTRHDIEVIVDRIVVRSEIERRLADSLETGLELSDGLVFLEEAPSAKAETEKEGKELIKLSFSSRYSCPVSGFMIETIEPRLFSFNAPMGACPTCDGLGSETNFDANLIVPDEELSLKEGAIAPWRDNGWDKGDVYAQTLEAVAKHMEEKTSTPWKNLKPETQEYILRGGRDILEIPYVEGSRVHLVRRIFDGVIGHLEKRFSRTESNHIKDYLGRYQSQSPCPTCQGARLKPEALCVKVNGEDIAHVSEMTISDALEWFSHVEEKLSPQRAEIAHRILREIVERLHFLERVGLDYLTLSRCSATLSGGESQRIRLASQIGSGLTGVLYVLDEPSIGLHQRDNDRLLEMLRRLRDLGNTILVVEHDEDAIRQADFLIDMGPRAGALGGELIAAGTPKEVAAHPTSLTGLWLAGKRGIQVPEKRRKPKGWLTLKGACGNNLKDVTVKFPLGIFTAVTGVSGSGKSSLVIDTLFKAVSRRLMRGSAVPLEYKKLDGLDKLDKVIEIDQSPIGRTPRSNPATYTDLFTPIREWFSGLPEAKARGYKAGRFSFNVKGGRCEACQGDGVLKIEMHFLPDVFVTCDTCKGARYNRETLEVHFRGKSIADVLEMTVDEALPFFESIPRIRDRLAILQRVGLGYIKLGQQATTLSGGEAQRVKLAKELAKRATGKTLYVLDEPTTGLHTEDVAKLLGVLQELVDQGNSLLVIEHNLDLIKSADYLIDVGPEGGAGGGEIVAVGTPEKVLSEEKSYTGRFLAPFLTQKP; this is encoded by the coding sequence GTGCGTAAAGAAAATCCGTCAAAAACAAGCAAAGATTTACTCAAAGGTCCTTGCATTCGGGTGCGTGGCGCACGGACTCATAATCTTAAAAACGTGAATGCGGATATTCCACGAAATACGCTGACGGTAATTACAGGGCTTTCTGGGTCTGGAAAGTCTTCTTTGGCGTTTGATACGATTTATGCCGAGGGACAGCGGCGCTATGTGGAAAGTCTTTCGGCCTATGCACGGCAATTTTTGGAATTGATGGGTAAACCAGATGTTGATTCTATTGAAGGGCTTTCGCCTGCGATTTCCATTGAGCAAAAAACAACCTCTAAAAATCCACGTTCTACCGTTGGGACGATTACAGAAATTCATGATTATATGCGCCTTTTATGGGCGAGAGCGGGGATTCCTTATTCGCCAGCAACAGGCCTTCCGATTGAGGCGCAATCTGTAAGCCAAATGGTGGATCGGGTGATGGCCTTGCCAGAGAAAACACGTCTGATGCTGATTGCGCCTGTGGTTCGGGGGCGTAAAGGGGACGGTGCCAAAGATTTAGCTGAGCTGGCGCAAAAAGGATTTTCCAGAGTTCGGGTCGATGGTGAAATTTATGAAATTTCAGAAGTTCCGAAATTAAACCGCAAAACACGTCATGATATTGAGGTCATTGTTGACCGTATTGTCGTGCGTTCTGAGATTGAGCGTCGCTTAGCAGATTCTCTTGAAACAGGTTTAGAGCTTTCTGATGGGTTGGTTTTTCTTGAAGAAGCGCCTTCTGCAAAAGCAGAAACGGAAAAAGAGGGCAAAGAGCTGATTAAATTAAGCTTTTCCTCCCGTTATTCCTGCCCTGTTTCCGGGTTTATGATTGAAACCATTGAACCGAGATTGTTTTCCTTTAATGCGCCCATGGGGGCCTGTCCAACCTGTGATGGTTTAGGATCAGAGACAAATTTTGATGCAAATCTGATTGTGCCAGATGAGGAATTGAGTCTCAAAGAAGGGGCGATTGCGCCTTGGCGTGATAATGGTTGGGACAAAGGGGATGTGTATGCTCAGACGCTTGAGGCTGTGGCGAAACATATGGAAGAGAAAACTTCTACGCCTTGGAAAAATCTCAAACCAGAAACGCAGGAATATATTTTAAGAGGTGGTCGGGATATTCTTGAAATTCCTTATGTGGAAGGGTCTCGGGTGCATCTTGTCCGCCGTATTTTTGATGGGGTGATCGGGCATTTGGAAAAGCGCTTTTCCCGCACCGAAAGCAACCATATTAAAGATTATCTTGGCCGTTATCAGTCTCAATCACCTTGCCCTACCTGTCAGGGCGCACGTTTAAAGCCCGAAGCTTTATGCGTAAAGGTGAATGGGGAGGATATAGCCCATGTTTCTGAGATGACAATTTCGGATGCTTTGGAATGGTTTTCCCATGTGGAAGAGAAGCTTAGCCCTCAACGTGCCGAAATTGCGCATCGTATTTTGCGTGAAATTGTCGAACGCCTGCATTTTTTAGAACGTGTTGGTTTGGATTATCTAACCCTTTCCCGTTGTTCGGCGACTTTATCAGGGGGAGAAAGCCAGCGTATTCGTCTAGCCTCTCAAATTGGATCAGGGCTGACAGGGGTTTTGTATGTGTTAGATGAACCCTCTATTGGGTTGCATCAGCGCGATAATGACCGTCTTTTGGAAATGCTGCGCCGTTTGCGGGATTTGGGAAATACGATTTTGGTAGTGGAGCATGATGAGGATGCCATTCGCCAAGCCGATTTTCTGATTGATATGGGGCCTCGGGCAGGGGCTCTTGGAGGGGAACTTATTGCGGCGGGTACGCCGAAAGAAGTTGCGGCGCACCCAACAAGTTTGACAGGATTGTGGCTGGCAGGAAAAAGAGGCATTCAAGTGCCTGAAAAGCGCCGTAAGCCAAAAGGCTGGCTGACGCTGAAAGGGGCTTGCGGCAATAATTTAAAAGATGTCACCGTTAAATTTCCTTTGGGCATTTTTACGGCAGTTACAGGGGTTTCCGGATCAGGAAAGTCCAGCCTTGTCATTGACACCTTGTTTAAAGCCGTCAGCAGAAGATTGATGCGAGGCTCAGCTGTGCCTTTAGAATATAAAAAATTAGACGGGCTGGATAAGCTGGACAAGGTTATCGAAATTGATCAGTCGCCTATTGGACGTACGCCACGTTCCAACCCTGCGACCTATACCGACCTTTTTACGCCTATCCGGGAGTGGTTTTCAGGTCTCCCAGAGGCAAAAGCCAGAGGGTATAAAGCAGGGCGTTTTTCGTTCAATGTGAAGGGGGGGCGCTGTGAAGCGTGCCAAGGTGACGGTGTTTTAAAAATTGAAATGCATTTTTTGCCAGATGTTTTTGTCACGTGTGATACCTGTAAGGGCGCACGTTATAATCGAGAAACCTTAGAGGTTCATTTTCGAGGAAAGTCGATCGCAGATGTTTTGGAAATGACAGTGGATGAGGCTTTACCTTTCTTTGAATCCATTCCACGCATTCGGGATCGTTTGGCTATTTTGCAGCGTGTTGGGCTTGGTTATATCAAGCTGGGGCAGCAGGCAACGACCCTTTCTGGGGGAGAGGCGCAACGTGTAAAATTGGCGAAAGAATTGGCAAAAAGGGCAACAGGGAAGACGCTCTATGTCTTAGATGAGCCAACAACAGGACTGCATACGGAGGATGTTGCAAAGCTTTTAGGCGTTTTGCAGGAGCTGGTGGATCAGGGCAATAGCCTTTTGGTGATTGAGCATAATTTGGATTTGATTAAATCAGCAGATTACTTGATTGATGTCGGTCCTGAAGGGGGCGCTGGCGGAGGTGAAATTGTGGCCGTAGGCACACCAGAAAAGGTGCTTTCAGAAGAAAAAAGCTATACTGGACGTTTTCTTGCGCCGTTTTTGACACAGAAACCATAA
- a CDS encoding magnesium transporter produces MDFEKNKRPASFIQKGTKAQASVVLAQSPVTSLPLPLWAWQVKGEKVEKYDFNPETPLEQLAKDLDAEGLLPTKIDDWESEVNRYLSSSEEDEAAKDGDKWYWLHFPSISPKLATKIEELGLFPEDMPLVLSEPEPGVALEVEEGIVWGAFPGFDADESPDEGDFATWRFVMSENLLITTSDMVVPELERAGRGLATRHPSLMPVTPAELVDQVLREFALRVRRQIDKLDDSLDEPEVDLVVKHREQRGVRAALGKIRRRCTELRRVLSPVSRVLQEYDLRLPKWADSLQEQGEQQVKTALDDLQALQERSRSLQDELASNQVAESNDRLYILSVATTLMVPATLVTGFFGMNTSGMPFSGGNWGTLEAGFVCFLCMGLFWILIQISSRRS; encoded by the coding sequence ATGGATTTTGAAAAAAACAAGAGGCCCGCTTCTTTTATTCAAAAAGGCACCAAAGCTCAGGCATCTGTTGTGCTTGCGCAATCTCCTGTAACTTCTTTGCCTCTTCCGCTTTGGGCCTGGCAGGTTAAGGGCGAAAAAGTTGAAAAATACGATTTTAACCCAGAGACTCCTTTAGAGCAGCTTGCCAAAGATTTAGATGCAGAAGGGCTTTTGCCGACCAAAATTGATGATTGGGAATCAGAAGTGAATCGCTATCTCTCCTCTTCGGAAGAAGATGAGGCGGCAAAAGATGGAGATAAATGGTACTGGCTTCATTTTCCGAGCATCTCTCCAAAATTAGCAACGAAAATCGAGGAATTAGGGCTTTTCCCGGAAGATATGCCGCTGGTTTTGAGTGAGCCAGAGCCTGGTGTTGCGCTTGAGGTTGAGGAAGGTATTGTTTGGGGGGCATTTCCGGGCTTTGACGCCGATGAATCCCCAGATGAAGGTGATTTTGCAACATGGCGTTTCGTCATGAGTGAAAATCTTTTGATTACGACCTCTGATATGGTTGTGCCAGAATTGGAAAGAGCCGGGAGAGGACTTGCGACACGTCATCCCAGTTTGATGCCTGTGACACCTGCTGAACTGGTTGACCAGGTTTTGAGAGAATTTGCGCTCAGAGTACGCCGCCAGATTGATAAATTAGATGATTCGTTGGACGAGCCAGAGGTTGATTTGGTGGTGAAGCATCGGGAACAGCGTGGGGTTCGTGCCGCTTTGGGTAAAATTCGTCGCCGATGCACTGAGCTGCGCCGTGTTTTGTCGCCTGTTAGTCGTGTGTTGCAGGAGTATGATTTGCGATTGCCAAAATGGGCAGATTCCTTGCAGGAACAAGGTGAACAGCAGGTTAAGACAGCCTTGGATGATTTACAGGCTTTGCAAGAGCGATCCCGATCTCTTCAGGACGAGTTAGCTTCTAATCAGGTAGCAGAAAGCAACGATCGGCTTTATATTTTATCTGTTGCAACTACCTTGATGGTGCCTGCAACTTTGGTGACAGGATTCTTTGGTATGAATACCAGTGGTATGCCCTTTTCAGGTGGAAATTGGGGTACGTTGGAAGCTGGTTTTGTATGTTTTCTCTGCATGGGACTTTTCTGGATCTTAATTCAAATCAGCAGCCGCAGATCATGA
- the htpG gene encoding molecular chaperone HtpG yields the protein MSETDSKKTNHTSSEENKTVERHEFNAEVGRLLDLVVHSLYSEREIFLRELLANAADATDKRRFEAQSDASLALPAESPIIVKANEKEKTLTISDQGLGMSREELAQNLGTIARSGTKAFEEKLLKADNKERPNLIGQFGVGFYSAFMVADSVDVISKKAGSEEAWTWHSDGKGAYTLEATQKEHAGTEIILHIKEDAEEFLRPSRIHEIAEKWVSHLSWPVTLEEEKDGKPEFIPLNKGKALWSQPKSKVEEEEYNSFYHGLTHNFDKPAEILHWHAEGLTEFSALLFIPSERPFDFFSRQERESKIQLYVRRMFITDEAELLPAWLRFYAGVVDTSDLPLNVSREMLQSTPTLSRIRKAVTHKAFAALEKAAGKIKKEGEEKSDFEKIWANFGAVIKEGIWEDSEYRDKITSLSLFHSTENPEGWTNLSAYVGRMKEGQKNIYYITGEALEALRHSAHLEKFRARGIEVLLLSDPVDSFWPERLHEFDGKKLKSVTESDEDLKEIKAPELKGEAANLDALDIRLKELLGDQVKEIRSTDNLSESALILTTDGGPDAALQQLLRRTGQPVPVSQPSLELNPRHPLIAMLAKKAEKGEDLGHYPEILMNLGRLQDGEHLKDPTSFTKMISDLLAGESK from the coding sequence ATGAGCGAAACTGATTCAAAAAAAACAAATCATACCTCCTCAGAGGAAAACAAAACTGTCGAACGTCACGAATTTAATGCAGAGGTTGGCCGTCTGTTAGACCTCGTTGTTCACTCCCTTTATTCCGAACGGGAAATTTTCCTTCGTGAACTTCTCGCCAATGCAGCCGATGCGACAGACAAAAGACGCTTTGAAGCGCAAAGCGATGCTTCTCTTGCCCTGCCAGCAGAATCCCCCATTATCGTTAAGGCAAATGAAAAAGAAAAAACCTTAACGATCTCCGATCAGGGGCTTGGCATGAGCCGTGAGGAGCTTGCCCAAAATCTCGGAACGATTGCACGTTCTGGCACAAAAGCGTTTGAAGAAAAATTGCTTAAAGCAGACAACAAAGAGCGTCCTAACCTGATTGGGCAATTCGGGGTTGGTTTCTATTCGGCCTTTATGGTCGCAGATTCAGTCGATGTCATTTCTAAAAAAGCTGGCTCGGAAGAAGCTTGGACATGGCACTCTGACGGTAAAGGTGCTTATACGCTTGAAGCCACCCAAAAAGAACATGCCGGTACAGAAATCATTCTGCACATCAAAGAGGATGCCGAAGAATTTCTCCGTCCAAGCCGTATCCATGAAATTGCTGAAAAATGGGTCTCCCACCTTTCATGGCCCGTTACGCTGGAAGAGGAAAAAGACGGAAAACCTGAATTTATTCCTCTAAATAAAGGTAAAGCCCTCTGGAGTCAGCCAAAAAGCAAAGTCGAAGAAGAAGAATATAATTCTTTCTATCACGGCTTGACCCATAATTTTGATAAGCCAGCAGAAATTCTGCACTGGCATGCAGAAGGGCTAACAGAATTTTCAGCTCTCCTGTTCATTCCAAGTGAGCGCCCTTTCGACTTTTTCTCCCGTCAGGAACGTGAAAGCAAAATTCAGCTTTATGTCCGCCGTATGTTCATCACAGATGAAGCCGAACTGCTCCCTGCATGGTTACGCTTCTACGCTGGTGTTGTGGATACATCGGACCTTCCTTTAAACGTCTCCCGTGAGATGCTGCAATCCACGCCAACCCTTTCCCGTATCCGCAAGGCGGTAACGCATAAAGCCTTTGCCGCTTTAGAAAAAGCCGCAGGTAAAATCAAAAAAGAAGGGGAAGAGAAGTCCGATTTTGAAAAAATCTGGGCAAATTTTGGGGCTGTAATCAAAGAAGGAATTTGGGAAGACAGCGAATACCGTGACAAAATCACATCTCTTTCCCTCTTTCATTCTACCGAAAATCCTGAAGGTTGGACAAATCTTTCTGCCTATGTCGGACGTATGAAAGAAGGGCAGAAAAATATCTATTACATCACAGGAGAAGCGCTGGAAGCTCTTCGCCATTCAGCACATTTGGAAAAATTCCGTGCCCGTGGCATTGAAGTCCTCCTCCTCAGCGATCCTGTTGATAGTTTTTGGCCAGAACGCCTCCATGAATTTGACGGTAAAAAACTGAAATCTGTTACGGAAAGTGATGAAGACCTCAAGGAAATCAAAGCACCTGAACTCAAAGGCGAAGCCGCTAACTTAGATGCGCTCGATATCCGCCTGAAAGAACTCTTGGGTGATCAGGTAAAAGAAATCCGTTCAACAGACAATCTAAGTGAAAGTGCGCTTATTCTCACCACAGATGGCGGTCCAGATGCGGCCCTGCAACAGCTTTTGCGCCGCACAGGTCAACCCGTACCTGTTTCCCAGCCAAGCTTAGAGTTGAATCCCCGCCACCCATTGATTGCGATGCTCGCAAAAAAAGCAGAAAAAGGCGAAGATCTTGGCCATTATCCCGAGATTTTAATGAATCTTGGACGCTTGCAGGATGGAGAGCATCTCAAAGACCCAACCTCCTTCACCAAAATGATCTCTGATCTTTTGGCAGGTGAAAGTAAATAA
- a CDS encoding alpha-keto acid decarboxylase family protein, with translation MSYTVGQYLADRLVQIGLKDHFAIAGDYNLVLLDQFLKNKNWNQIYDCNELNCGFAAEGYARANGAAACVVTYTVGAISAMNSALAGAYAENLPVLCISGAPNSNEYGSGHILHHTIGKPEFTQQLEMVKPITCAAETIKQASEAPAKIDHVIRTMLAEQRPAYLDIACNVAGLECQRPGPVEDILPQMRTDKTSLNAAVDAIAKKIEASEKVTIYVGPKVRPAKAQEAVVKLADKLGCAVTVGPASMALFPGQHPGFRGTYWGIVSTGDANQLVEDAETLIVLGPNWNDYATVGWKAWPKGKRVVNIEEKGVEVDGYAYSGVTMKEVVEALVAKVSSKPATAKSSKAPHFEYPVAKPDAKLTNVEMARQIMEMLDGNTTLHAETGDSWFNVKDMNWPNGLRIETEMQYGHIGWSIPSGFGGTIGSPDRKHIIMCGDGSFQLTCQEVSQMIRYKLPVTIFLIDNHGYGIEIAIHDGPYNYIQNWNFSKLMEAFNGEGEECPYSHQKNGKSGLGLKATTPAELADAIKKADANKEGPTLIQVVIAQDDCTKDLLTWGKEVAKTNARPPVVNEKA, from the coding sequence ATGTCTTATACTGTTGGACAATATCTAGCAGATCGCCTAGTTCAAATCGGGCTAAAAGATCATTTTGCGATTGCTGGAGATTATAATCTCGTCCTTTTGGACCAGTTTCTCAAAAATAAAAATTGGAATCAGATTTATGACTGTAATGAGCTGAACTGCGGTTTTGCAGCAGAAGGTTACGCCCGTGCGAATGGTGCTGCTGCTTGTGTTGTGACTTATACGGTTGGTGCAATTTCTGCCATGAATTCCGCTTTGGCAGGTGCTTATGCAGAAAACTTGCCTGTGCTTTGCATTTCTGGTGCGCCAAACAGCAATGAGTATGGCTCTGGTCATATTCTTCATCATACGATTGGTAAGCCCGAATTTACGCAGCAGCTTGAGATGGTTAAGCCAATTACCTGTGCCGCAGAAACAATTAAGCAAGCCAGTGAAGCTCCTGCAAAAATTGACCATGTCATCCGGACAATGCTTGCAGAGCAAAGACCCGCTTATTTGGATATTGCCTGCAATGTTGCAGGTCTAGAATGCCAGCGTCCTGGTCCTGTGGAAGATATTCTGCCACAGATGCGCACAGATAAGACTTCCTTGAATGCAGCCGTTGATGCGATTGCAAAGAAAATTGAAGCTTCTGAAAAAGTCACAATTTATGTTGGTCCAAAGGTTCGTCCTGCCAAAGCTCAGGAAGCCGTTGTTAAACTTGCCGACAAGCTTGGATGTGCTGTAACCGTAGGCCCTGCTTCCATGGCACTTTTCCCAGGACAGCATCCAGGGTTCCGTGGCACATATTGGGGCATTGTCTCCACAGGTGATGCGAACCAGCTAGTTGAAGATGCTGAAACATTGATTGTTTTGGGTCCTAACTGGAATGACTATGCAACTGTTGGCTGGAAAGCATGGCCAAAAGGAAAACGCGTTGTCAATATCGAAGAAAAAGGCGTGGAAGTTGACGGATATGCCTATTCTGGTGTGACAATGAAAGAAGTTGTTGAAGCTTTGGTGGCGAAAGTCTCCAGCAAGCCTGCAACAGCTAAATCCAGCAAAGCCCCTCATTTTGAGTATCCAGTTGCAAAACCAGATGCCAAATTGACGAATGTGGAAATGGCACGTCAGATCATGGAAATGTTGGACGGTAATACAACATTGCATGCAGAGACGGGTGATTCTTGGTTCAATGTCAAAGACATGAACTGGCCAAATGGCTTGAGAATTGAAACCGAAATGCAGTATGGCCATATCGGCTGGTCTATTCCGTCAGGCTTTGGCGGTACAATCGGTTCTCCTGACCGTAAGCACATTATCATGTGCGGCGATGGTTCTTTCCAGCTTACCTGCCAAGAAGTCAGTCAGATGATTCGTTACAAATTGCCAGTAACAATCTTCTTGATTGATAATCATGGTTACGGGATCGAAATCGCTATTCACGATGGCCCATACAATTACATTCAAAACTGGAACTTCTCAAAGCTCATGGAGGCTTTCAATGGTGAAGGTGAAGAATGTCCCTATTCCCATCAGAAAAATGGGAAAAGCGGTCTTGGTCTGAAGGCAACAACACCTGCAGAACTTGCAGATGCAATCAAGAAAGCCGACGCAAATAAGGAAGGCCCAACCTTGATTCAAGTTGTTATTGCTCAAGATGACTGCACAAAAGACTTGCTGACGTGGGGTAAGGAAGTCGCAAAAACAAATGCACGTCCCCCCGTTGTTAACGAAAAAGCTTAA
- the adhP gene encoding alcohol dehydrogenase AdhP, translating into MKAVCCGKNHTVVIEDKTLRAIKPSEVRLKMERCGVCHTDLHVAHGDFGDKTGRILGHEGVGKVIEVGSDVAELMGEGALKVGDRASVAWFFSGCGRCEYCVNGDETLCRQVQNAGYTVDGAMAEECIVPANYTVRVPDGLDLSAASSITCAGVTTYKAVKNSKVKPGQWLVIFGIGGLGNLALQWAKNVFGARVIAVDANPISIDFAKELGADHVLNALDKDLVQKIQDITGGSKPLSSGLVPGGAHAAVVTATAKQAFNAAVNSVRAGGTVVGVGLPVETMDLSIPRLVLDGIKVVGSLVGTREDLREAFEFAAEGKVKCVTEDRPIADAPAIFEEMHNGKIRGRMVINFDM; encoded by the coding sequence ATGAAAGCAGTATGTTGCGGTAAAAATCATACCGTTGTTATCGAAGATAAAACACTTCGTGCGATTAAGCCTTCAGAAGTTCGCTTAAAAATGGAGCGTTGTGGGGTCTGCCATACAGATTTGCACGTTGCTCACGGAGATTTTGGCGATAAGACGGGTCGTATCCTTGGCCATGAAGGTGTCGGTAAAGTTATTGAAGTTGGCTCTGATGTCGCTGAATTGATGGGCGAGGGTGCTTTAAAAGTTGGCGATCGTGCGTCTGTGGCTTGGTTCTTTAGCGGTTGTGGCCGTTGTGAATATTGCGTCAATGGAGATGAAACACTTTGCCGTCAAGTTCAGAATGCGGGTTACACTGTTGACGGTGCAATGGCAGAAGAGTGCATTGTTCCTGCAAATTACACAGTTCGTGTTCCAGATGGTTTAGACCTTTCTGCGGCATCTTCTATCACTTGCGCAGGTGTGACAACGTACAAAGCGGTTAAAAATTCCAAAGTGAAGCCAGGACAATGGCTCGTTATTTTTGGTATTGGCGGTCTTGGAAATCTGGCACTTCAATGGGCTAAGAATGTTTTCGGCGCACGCGTCATTGCTGTTGATGCTAATCCGATTTCAATTGATTTCGCAAAAGAATTGGGTGCGGATCATGTGTTGAATGCGCTTGATAAAGACCTCGTTCAGAAAATTCAGGATATTACAGGCGGTTCAAAACCTCTTTCATCCGGTCTCGTCCCGGGTGGTGCACATGCAGCAGTCGTGACAGCAACCGCAAAACAGGCCTTTAACGCCGCTGTGAATTCTGTCCGTGCAGGCGGTACTGTTGTCGGTGTTGGTTTGCCAGTCGAGACGATGGATCTTTCTATTCCCCGTTTGGTGTTGGATGGAATTAAAGTTGTTGGTTCTTTGGTTGGAACACGTGAAGATCTTCGTGAAGCTTTTGAATTTGCTGCTGAAGGCAAAGTCAAATGTGTGACAGAAGATCGTCCAATTGCAGATGCTCCAGCTATTTTCGAAGAAATGCATAACGGTAAAATCCGTGGCCGTATGGTTATTAATTTCGATATGTAA